One genomic window of Pseudomonadota bacterium includes the following:
- a CDS encoding HigA family addiction module antitoxin, whose product MKKLEPVTPGEILLEEFLKPMSLSQYRLAKEIGVPAQRISEIIAGKRSITADTDLRLCRFFGLSNGYWLRAQAAHDTEVAERTLGPSLKKIKPWSVYVAQPVVGGIEGDVP is encoded by the coding sequence ATGAAAAAGCTTGAACCCGTCACTCCCGGAGAAATTCTTTTAGAGGAGTTTCTGAAACCCATGTCTCTCAGTCAATATCGTTTGGCCAAGGAAATCGGGGTTCCCGCTCAACGTATCAGTGAGATAATCGCAGGTAAGCGTTCAATTACTGCCGATACCGATTTACGGTTATGCCGGTTCTTCGGGCTATCTAATGGCTATTGGTTGCGTGCTCAGGCTGCCCACGACACAGAGGTTGCAGAGCGCACCCTTGGTCCATCATTAAAGAAGATCAAGCCTTGGTCGGTATATGTGGCCCAACCAGTCGTTGGGGGGATCGAAGGAGACGTTCCTTAA
- a CDS encoding CGGC domain-containing protein, which produces MARIGILTCSNATQDLGCSSYLCFQDLNEGAGEFTRYAQRGDKAVLAGIINCSGCPTAHAPEKLINRIKSLTELGVNAIHFATCVKLLCPFKERYFKILKENFPEIEFVEGTHGHAPGVTPEMFAGAMRHMLTQPKPTLANIMRKTVKKADKPET; this is translated from the coding sequence ATGGCAAGAATCGGTATTTTAACCTGCTCTAACGCAACACAGGATTTGGGATGTTCGTCATATCTTTGTTTCCAGGATCTAAATGAAGGCGCTGGTGAATTTACCCGGTACGCACAAAGGGGCGATAAAGCAGTGCTTGCAGGAATAATAAACTGTTCCGGCTGTCCCACTGCACATGCCCCGGAGAAGCTTATTAACCGTATCAAATCATTAACTGAACTGGGGGTCAACGCCATTCATTTTGCAACATGCGTCAAACTCCTGTGCCCCTTCAAAGAGAGATACTTCAAAATACTTAAGGAAAACTTTCCTGAAATTGAATTCGTAGAGGGAACTCATGGGCACGCACCGGGTGTAACGCCTGAAATGTTTGCAGGCGCAATGAGACACATGCTCACCCAGCCAAAGCCAACCCTTGCAAACATAATGCGTAAGACTGTAAAAAAAGCGGATAAGCCGGAAACTTAA
- a CDS encoding oxaloacetate decarboxylase: MKKTTLFKNYVLDDEILIMPGVPDALSAIIAQNAGFKAITRGGASGIHILGKPDLDLATLTELTDWTQKIADAVDIPVFADGDTGHGNVTNVVRTVQLFERAGAAGLFIEDQVSPKRCGHTAGKQLIPAEEMAAKLIAAVDARKDPDFVIAARIDAIAVDGINAAIDRGNIYREAGADLIFVEAPESVEQMRKITSEIDAPHMANIILGAKTPILTPRQLQEIGYSVAAYPAVSSCIITKALKDFFEEFQRTLDYESFSDRMMNFYEFFNLAGLDKIRDAEERYTEQGREVVKNYKKRF, encoded by the coding sequence ATGAAAAAGACTACACTATTTAAAAACTATGTTCTTGATGATGAAATACTTATAATGCCCGGGGTTCCCGATGCGTTATCTGCTATAATTGCGCAAAATGCTGGTTTTAAGGCCATTACAAGGGGTGGTGCATCCGGAATTCATATTCTAGGCAAACCTGATTTAGATTTAGCCACATTGACTGAGTTAACAGACTGGACACAAAAAATTGCAGATGCTGTTGACATACCTGTATTTGCCGATGGAGATACGGGTCACGGAAATGTCACGAATGTAGTCCGTACTGTTCAACTATTTGAAAGAGCTGGGGCCGCAGGACTTTTTATAGAAGATCAAGTATCTCCAAAGCGTTGTGGACACACGGCGGGCAAACAACTAATCCCCGCAGAAGAGATGGCTGCAAAACTGATAGCAGCCGTTGATGCACGTAAAGATCCGGATTTTGTGATTGCGGCGAGGATTGATGCCATTGCTGTTGATGGCATCAATGCGGCCATTGATAGGGGTAATATATATCGTGAAGCAGGCGCTGATTTAATTTTTGTTGAAGCACCTGAATCTGTCGAGCAAATGCGTAAGATTACCAGCGAAATTGATGCACCACATATGGCAAATATTATTTTAGGTGCAAAAACACCAATTCTTACTCCACGACAGTTGCAAGAAATAGGATATAGTGTTGCAGCATACCCTGCCGTCTCTTCATGTATTATTACAAAAGCACTGAAAGACTTTTTCGAGGAATTTCAACGTACTCTCGATTATGAAAGCTTTAGCGATAGGATGATGAATTTCTATGAATTTTTTAATCTTGCGGGATTGGATAAGATCAGAGATGCTGAGGAAAGATATACCGAACAAGGCAGAGAAGTGGTTAAAAACTATAAAAAACGATTTTGA
- a CDS encoding AbrB/MazE/SpoVT family DNA-binding domain-containing protein, translating to MEVVKISPKFQVVIPKKLRDTLKLTPGQKVQMVVYGNRIEMIPLRKISEMKGFLKGIDTTVEREPDRL from the coding sequence ATGGAAGTAGTTAAGATATCCCCAAAGTTTCAGGTTGTGATTCCAAAAAAACTTCGAGATACCTTGAAGCTAACGCCAGGACAAAAGGTTCAGATGGTTGTCTATGGTAACAGAATCGAGATGATTCCTTTGAGAAAAATATCGGAGATGAAAGGGTTCCTCAAGGGAATAGATACAACGGTAGAAAGAGAGCCTGATAGATTATGA
- a CDS encoding type II toxin-antitoxin system VapC family toxin codes for MNIVDSSGWLEYFSDGPNASFFSMPLQETADLVVPTITIYEVFKVVCRQRSESDALQSIALMQQGYVVDLTSNISILAAKISIDHHLPMADSIILATARVYGATIWTQDSDFKEIDGVQYIVKKNG; via the coding sequence ATGAACATAGTCGATTCTTCAGGCTGGCTTGAATACTTTTCCGATGGTCCCAACGCCTCCTTCTTTTCCATGCCTCTTCAAGAAACAGCAGACCTTGTTGTCCCTACCATCACAATCTATGAGGTATTCAAGGTTGTTTGCCGCCAGCGTAGCGAATCAGATGCCCTCCAATCGATAGCTCTTATGCAGCAGGGGTATGTGGTAGACCTCACGTCAAATATATCCATTCTGGCAGCAAAAATCAGTATTGACCATCATTTGCCCATGGCTGACAGTATTATATTGGCAACCGCACGTGTATACGGAGCAACCATATGGACTCAAGATTCCGACTTTAAGGAAATCGACGGGGTTCAGTATATTGTAAAGAAAAACGGATAA